One Ferviditalea candida genomic region harbors:
- a CDS encoding zinc-dependent alcohol dehydrogenase: MHSLQFQFSIPRYVFGKTAGRWVPSLLWNSGLSCLKYDRQMSAPVLPNDEWVKIKVTYGGICGSDLNLIHLHDSPSASALTSFPFTIGHEVVGKVCETGKKATDLRKGDRVVVDPILSCLARGISNPCEACRKGDYSLCTRMTDGDISPGPLIGACRDTGGSWSSYLVAHQIQVLKLPEEVDDLNGVMVEPFSCALHSVLRNRPGKDDTVLVIGAGTIGICVVAALRALDIPCKIIVMYKYDYQGKLAMHYGADQVIRFSRGNHYVDEIAEAVHAKVLKPLFGSPVVVGGADQVFECVGKSSSINDALRLVRSGGKVVLLGLAGILDRIDWTAVWLNEIDVKGSFAYGTEQYHGKPMRTLQIAIELMKSGKVDLSPLITHRFPLEKYKDAFQTIVNKRSKGCMKVVFEP, encoded by the coding sequence TTGCACTCCCTGCAATTTCAATTCAGCATCCCCCGATATGTGTTTGGAAAAACAGCGGGAAGATGGGTTCCTTCCCTTCTCTGGAACTCCGGTTTATCTTGTCTGAAATATGACAGGCAAATGTCCGCACCGGTGCTTCCGAACGATGAATGGGTGAAAATTAAAGTGACCTATGGAGGGATATGCGGCAGCGATTTAAACCTGATTCATCTGCACGACAGCCCTTCCGCTTCCGCTTTGACCTCCTTTCCTTTCACGATCGGCCATGAAGTGGTCGGGAAAGTCTGTGAAACGGGAAAAAAAGCAACCGACCTTCGTAAGGGCGATCGTGTCGTAGTCGATCCCATTCTATCTTGCCTGGCACGGGGTATTTCCAATCCATGTGAGGCATGTCGGAAAGGGGATTACAGCCTTTGCACCCGCATGACTGACGGCGATATCTCGCCCGGACCGCTGATCGGCGCATGCAGGGATACGGGAGGAAGCTGGAGTTCTTATCTGGTCGCCCATCAAATTCAAGTCCTGAAGCTGCCGGAAGAAGTTGACGATTTGAACGGAGTGATGGTCGAACCGTTTAGTTGCGCGCTCCACAGCGTACTCCGGAATCGGCCCGGAAAGGACGATACCGTTCTCGTCATCGGCGCCGGCACGATCGGAATCTGCGTCGTGGCCGCCCTTCGCGCATTGGACATCCCCTGCAAAATCATCGTTATGTACAAATACGATTACCAGGGGAAACTGGCGATGCATTATGGAGCGGATCAGGTTATCCGTTTTTCCCGGGGCAATCATTATGTTGATGAAATTGCCGAAGCCGTTCATGCCAAGGTATTAAAACCGCTTTTCGGTTCTCCCGTCGTAGTGGGGGGAGCGGATCAGGTGTTTGAATGCGTGGGCAAAAGCAGCAGCATCAATGATGCCCTGCGTTTGGTGCGAAGCGGAGGAAAAGTAGTGCTGCTTGGATTGGCCGGCATTCTGGACCGGATTGACTGGACGGCGGTTTGGCTGAACGAAATCGATGTCAAAGGCAGCTTTGCTTACGGCACGGAACAATATCATGGAAAACCAATGAGGACCTTGCAAATCGCCATTGAATTGATGAAGTCGGGAAAAGTCGATCTTTCTCCGCTGATTACGCACCGCTTTCCGCTTGAAAAGTATAAAGATGCTTTTCAGACGATTGTAAACAAGAGGAGTAAAGGATGCATGAAAGTCGTATTTGAACCTTAA